The Gehongia tenuis sequence ACAGCCGTCCTCCCTATGCACCGGCTCAGCGCTCCTTCAAGGGTCTGGCCTTTCAGTTTTCCTGGGCCGATGTTGGCAAAATGATTGCCATCCTTGTGATGACTTCCCTCGTGTGCGTGCTCTTTGACCGGTTCGGTTTCAGTGAGGCCAACATCATCACCATCTACATTCTGGGTGTGCTGTTCATCTCCATGTGTACAAAGGGCGTACTCTATGGCCTCATTGCCTCCCTGGTGAACGTTTTTATCTTCAACTTTCTTTTTACCGATCCAAGGTTTACTTTGCAGGCCTACGATTCCGGTTATCCCATCACCTTTTTGGTGATGTTTGCAGCCGCTCTTGTGACCAGCACGCTCACCATGCGTGTCAAATCCCAGGCTCATCGTCAAGCGCTTAAGGCCTGGCGCACTGAGGTTCTACTGGAAACCAGCCAAAAGCTGCAACGAGCCAAGGATGTGGAGAACATTCTGTCGGAGGCCGCAGAGCAGCTGAAAAAGCTGTTTGACTGCAGCATTTTATTCTATCCCAGCCTGGATGGCGTTTTGCAGCCTCCCCTCTATTTCCCCAAGGCGGGTGAAGAAGGCAGCAAAGGAATCTATGCCGCCCCGGACGAGCAGGGCGTCGCCCAATGGGTCTTTAAGAACAACAAGCATGCCGGTGCAACCACCAACACCCTGCCGGGCGCCCGATGTCTGTACATGGCCGTCCGCAACCATGATACCGTTTTTGCCGTGGTGGGCATCGCTCTTAATGAGCGGGTTCTTGAAGCTTTTGACCAGAGCCTTCTGGTGGCGCTTCTTGGCGAGTGCGCGCTGGCCCTTGAAAAGGAAAAGGTGGGCCGCGCTAAAAATGAGATTGAGCTCAAGGCCCAGCAGGAACAACTTCGGGCCAATCTTCTACGCACCATCTCCCACGATCTCAGGACGCCTCTGACCAGCATCTCCGGCAACGCCAACATTCTTCTTGGCAACGCTGCCGTACTGGATGAAGCAAAGCGGCGGCGGCTCTATACCGATATCTACGATGATTCCATGTGGCTTATCAATCTGGTGGAGAACCTTTTAGCCGTGACCCGCATCGAGAACGGTTCCATGGATATTCATATGGAACCGGAACTCCTTGGCGAGGTCATTCAGGAAGCGATGGACCATTTGAGCCGCCGCAGGGATGAGCATGAGATTTTCGTGCAGCTGAAGGATGACCTGCTCATGGCCCGCATGGATTCCCGACTCATCATCCAAGTGATCATTAACATCGTAAACAACGCGATCAAGTACACGCCGGCCGGTTCAAAAATTGTCATCCGGGCCTTCGCCAAGGATGGTATGGCCCATGTGGAAATTGCCGACAATGGTCAGGGAATACCGGATGATGCCAAGGCCCGCCTCTTTGATATGTTCTATACGGCAAACAACCATCGGGGCGACGGCAGGCGGGGTCTGGGCCTCGGGCTTTCCCTGTGCAAATCCATCATATCGGCCCACGGCGGCACCATCGGGGTTCGGGACAGCGTTCCCCATGGCGCTCTATTCTATTTCACACTGCAAGCTGAGGAGGTTGATCTTCATGAATAAGCCCAAAATATTGGTTGTGGAGGATGACCGTGCGGTACGCAACCTCATCACCACCACTTTGGAAACGCAAAATTATCAATTCCATACCGCCGCCACCGGATCGGAATCCTTGCTGGAAGCGGTATCCGGCCGGCCCGATGTGATCTTGCTGGATCTTGGTCTTCCCGACATGGACGGCGTCGAGATCATCAAAAAAATCCGTACCTGGTCCAACATGCCCATCATTGTGGTGAGCGCCAGAAGCGAGGATAAGGATAAGATCGATGCCCTGGACGCGGGCGCTGACGACTATTTGACCAAGCCTTTCAGCGTCGATGAACTTTTGGCAAGGCTGCGGGTGGCTTTAAGGCGAAGCCGCTTCGACAGCCAGCAAGCGGGCGAGGCTGCCAGCGTTTTTCATAATGGCGACCTCACCATTGATTACGCGGCGGGCTGCGTATACCGTGAGGGGCAGGAGATCCATCTCACCCCCATTGAATACAAGCTGCTGTGCCTTTTGGCTAAAAATATAGGCAAGGTGCTCACCCACAACTACATCCTCAAGGAGGTATGGGGAAGCGCCTTGCCCACCGACACGCCATCGCTGCGCGTTTTCATGGCAACCCTGCGCAAAAAAATCGAGAAGGTTCCTTCCCAGCCCCAGTACATCCAGACCCATGTGGGGATTGGCTACCGGATGGTGCGCATGGAGGAACGCTAGCGTTCGTCGTTCCAGGCCTCAATTTTGTCCATGACCCGGTTCACATCCTCCACCGCCATATCGTAGACGGCCTGGAGCTTTTCCCGTTCCCGTTCAAAGCGGCCGATCTCAATGGGACGGCTGGGCGCCACTACGATGGCCCGTCCCTCCCTCTCCAGCCGTCTTACCAATTCCTGCTCCTCTCGATACACCTTGTGGCGCCGGTCCAAGACCTCGATCATATGGGGATACTTCCGGAATAGGCGGCTATAGACGTACCGGAATTTCTCCGGCTTTTTCACAAAATCCCGGGAACGGGTGAGCACCACGATCACCTTGTCACATCCATCGTCCAGCGCTTTCCTGACCGGGATAGGGTCGGAAGTGCCGCCGTCCAGGTATTTCCCGCCCCTGTACCGAACCATGGGCGCAAAAATGGGAATGGATGAGGAGGCGCGGATCACCGTGGAATCGTGGTCCAAATGTTCCTTGGTGAAATAGACCGTCTTCCCCGTATCCACATCGGTCACCCCGGTTACAAATTCGCAGGGCGAAGCAAGAAAGGTCTCGTAATCAAAGGGATCCAAATGGTTGGGGATCTCATCAAAGAGAAAATCCATGCCAAAGATGGACTTTGTCTTGAGAAAGCTGGAGATGCCGCCGTAACGTTTATCGTCCAGATAATCCATATCCACACGGTAGGCCCGGCCCTTCTGCCGGGATACATAGGATACACCGTTGCAGGCGCCGGCTGACACCCCAATGACATAGTCCGCTTCAATATCTTCTTCCATCAGGCGGTCCAGCACACCCACCGTGTAGATGCCGCGCATGCCGCCGCCTTCCAATACCAAACCTAATTTCATACCTTTTTCACAACCTTACAGGGATTTCCCGCGGCGAAAACGCCCTCCGGAATATCCCGAGTCACCACGCTGCCCGCACCGATTACGGTGTTGCTGCCGATGTTCACACCGGGGCAGAGAATGGCGCCTCCGCCAATCCAAACATTATCCCCCACAGTGATAGGCTTTGCACTCTCCGGCCCCTGGATGCGCGCTTCAGCGTTCAGCGGATGGGTGGCCGTATAGATCTGCACCTTGGGTCCCAGCATGACGTTATCCCCAAAAACGATGGGCGTCACATCGAGAAATACACAGTCGAAGTTGGCATAGAATTTTTTCCCGGCAATGATGTTATATCCATAGTCGCAGTAGAAGGGCGGTTCAATGTTGGCGTCCTCCCCGGCACGAATGAGTTCACCCAGGATCTTCCTTCGTCTATTGATATCGGTGGAACCCCTGCTGTTCAGCTCCAGCATGAGTTCCCGGCAGCGCACCCGTTCCTTCACCAACACCTCATCGCCGGCCTTATACGCCTGTCCCGCCAGCATCTTTTCCTTCTCCGTCATTTCATGGGGCTCAAAATGAAGCGTATACACCACATGGGGCATGGTCTTACCGTTTACCATTTTGATGATGACCTCTCCCGCCGTCATGCCCAGCATTTCCGCCACATGAATGGACGACCGGTTGTTGGGCCGGATATCAGCCACCAGCTTGGATGCTCCCAGGCTCTCCCTGGCGTATTCCGCCAGAGCCTTTGCTCCTTCCACGGCATACCCGCGGTGCCAGAAGCGTTTTTTGAGGATGTATCCCAGGGAAAGCCCAATCTCGGAACGCACAAGGCCCATCTGGCCCACCATGAAACCATTCTCGTTCCAGGCGCCCCAATAGCCGCAGCCGTCCCGCTCATAACGTTCCAGCTGCCGGTCAATCCACGCTTTCACCTCTTCGTCGCTGAATGGTTTCTCCCAGGCGTACATCACCTCCGGATCCTGGAGCATTTCCGCCATGTCCTTAAAATCCTCCGGGGTCAGGGGTCTTAGGGTAAGCCTCCGTGTTTCGAGCACATTTTTCATTTTCTCTCCCCCTTACTTCATAAGCCCTGGGCTCTTTGCATAGGCATCACCAGGAGATGATGACCATGGATCGCACCCTTCGCAATATGCTGATAACCGGACTCCTCTTGGTGATATTTACGGCATCCACCGGCCTTTTTCCTGCCGAGTCCCCCGTATTTCATCAAGGCGGCGAGAACGAAGCGGACGTCAAGGTGCCGGTGCTGATGTACCACCACCTGCTCAAAAGCGGTGAAAACAAGCGATATAAGGGCAATGAAATCGTGGTCACTGTGGAAAACTTTCAAAAGCAGATGGACTATCTCCATGATAACGGCTATCATACCGTGACCCTCTCGGAACTTTCCCGCTTTTTGTATCATGGCGGCACGCTGCCGGAAAAACCGGTGCTCATCACCTTTGACGATGGCTACTACAGCAACTACCAATACGCGTATCCCATCCTCCGGCAGTATGGCTACACGGCCGTTGTCTTTTTGGTGACCAGCAAGATTACGGACGAACAGGCCCCCTTCGATCCAAACGCCATCACCATGCTCTCCTGGCCGGTCGTGGAAAAAAGCAGAGATGTGTTTGAATATGAGGCGCACACCCATGCGCTCCATGAAATCACCCAAAATGGCCGTTCGAGGCTCACTGACAGCAGTTACGAGGGTGTTCTGAAGGATCTTGGGCAATCGCTGGAGCATCTTGAAAACAAGGCCTTCTCCTATCCTTATGGCTTCTACAACGATACCGTGATCAAGGCGCTTCAGGAAAAAGGGTTTGAACTGGCTTTCACCGTCCGTTCAGGATACGTAAAAAAAGGCAGCGATCCCTATCAGCTGCCTCGTTTCAATATTCGTCCCAACTGCTCTCTTGAGAGCTTCATTGGTATAGTGAACGGTTCCTGGGTCCCTTAGGCCATAATGACATAGAACAGGATGCAGAAGTAATGCAGGATGGCTCCTGCCAGCACGAACAGATGCCAGATGCTGTGCATATATTTGCGTTTCCAGCCGTAAAAGATGATGCCAAGGGTGTAGCAAAGACCGCCGGCGATGAGCAGCACCGAACCCAGGGTTGCCATGTTTTGGATCACCGGTACGATGGCCACCACAATGCACCAGCCGCTTGCAATGTAACAGATCATGGAGAAAACCTTGAACCGCTCAAGGCTGATGGCATTAAAGACGATGCCCAGCAGAGCCGCCGTCCAGACCACCGCAAAGATGGGCCAGCCCCAGCCGCTCTCCCGCAGGAGCACCAGCGTAAGGGGGGTGTAGCTGCCCGCGATAAGAACAAAGATGGACGTATGATCAAAAATTCTGAAGATCCGTTTTGCACCAGGATGAGTGATGGCGTGATACAGCGTGGACATGGTAAAAAGTGTGACCAGACTGAGGCCGTAGATCGCAGCGCTCACAATCTTGTAGGCATCCCTTTGCAGGCAAGCCATCACAATCAGGATAACGCAGCCCGCCAGCGAGATGAGCGCGCCCACGCCGTGAGTCACCGCGTTCATGATCTCTTCGGCCAATGTATAGAAGGGCATTTCCTTGATCGTTTTGCGTTTCGTAGGAATTTCGGTATTCATGGATGCTGCCTCCGAATCTTTTTTTCAGATTATAACCATCTTAAATTAGTATAACACTTATTCCGTCATTTCTGTACGATCAAAGTTTCGAGTAATCACCCTGCAGACGAGGCCAATGATCACCAAAACCACACCGGAAGCCATAAACCAAGTATCAATACCCACCTTTTCCGCCAGGGGCCCGGCAATAAACAGTCCCACCGGCGTGGCAAGGGACATGGCGCTGGTCGCTAAAGACAGCACCCGGCCCAGCTTTTCCGGTGCGACAGTAGCTTGGATATAGGTGATAAAGGGCACGGAAAAAAAGTTGCCCGCCGCGCCCATGAGACAGGACAGCACCGCAAAGAGCCAAAAAGCCGTGGACGGCAGCAGGCCGGACGCACCGATGAAGACTCCCAGGGCGGCAATGGCCAGGGACATCATGAAGAACCGGCGTTTTTCCCCGCCCAGAATTCCGATAAATATGGAAGAAAGAAGCATACCGCCGGCAAAAAGCAGTTCCACCAAACTTGAATGCCAAGCCGTACCGCCGAAATGGCCGTTCACCATCAGAGGAAACAGGGAACCCACCGGCACATAGATGATGCACGCCGCAAGAATGGGCCAGCAAACCCTGAACAACTTGCGGTTGTGCCGCAGGGCCCGCCATCCCTCCGCCAGCTCATGCCACACATGGGGCTTCTCATGGCTTTTAGGCGGATCAGGAATCTTTACCGCTGCCACAGTGGCCACCGCTATGATGGCGCCGATCACATCCACAAGCATCACTGCCGGCAGTTCAAAGGCCGCCATAAGCGCGGCTCCCAAAACCGGCCCAGCCATTAAAGCGCCCGACTGGACAAACTGTCCCCAGCCGCCGGCTTTCATGATCATCTCCGGCGGAACCAGCATGGGAATTGCCGCCTGCATGGCCGGGCCATGAAATACCGATCCAAGAGCGCGCAAAAATAGGATGATGTAAAATACATAGGTGGGCGGCTCCCCCCACAGCAGCAGGACGCCCAATATCCCGCTGGCCAGCGCCACAAAAAGATCGGCATAGATCATCACCTTCTTGCGGCTCATGCGGTCCACCCATACTCCCGCGAATATACCCAGGAGCGCCTGGGGCAAAAGCCCGGCCACCGAGGCCAGCGCCAGCGTATTGGCGGAGCCGGTTTTGATGGTCAAATACCATAGGATTGCAAACTGAACGGCAGCGCTTCCCACGATGGAGAAGGTCTGTCCAATATAGATAACGACAAAGGATCTGAGCCAATGATGATTTCGGGTCACACAGGACCTGCCTTTCTTAGCCGGTCAAAGCCATTTATTTTTCCTGAAATGATAGATGCAGACCGCCACAACGGCAAGGCTGATCACGATAAGTGCCGGATAGGCCCAGGGCTGCCGATACTCCGGCATATCAAAGTTCATGCCATACCAGCCGGCAATGAGGGTGAGCGGCAAACACACAGCGGTGATCACGGTGAAGAGCTTCATCAGCCGGTTGAGGCTGATATCCACCTGGGCCTGGTAGGATTCCCGCACCTGGGTGACATAGTCCCGCAAGGTCATCACTCCATGATAGAGCCGGTTCACACGACCGGTCAGCATTCTGAAATAGCGAAGAGCCCGCTTGTTCACCAGTTCGTTTCCGTTCTCTTCGATCATTTCAGAAATTTCCAGCAGCTGTTCGTAATAACGCTTCAGCGCCATAAGCTTTCTTCGAAGCATCACGATCTCCCGGGTGCAGTCCTGTTTTTCCGATGTCAGCAATGCTTCCTCCAGGTCGGAAATCTCCTGTTCGATATCCTCCAGAAGGGCAGTGTCCCCTGCGGTCAATTGATCAAAATAGGAATAGAACACCCGATCCAAGGTTGGCTCCAGTTCCCCTTTTTTAAGCGCCTCCACGATCCCGTCCGCGATCCGGTCGCCGTCGCATACAAACAGCATGAGCCCCCTGCGATAATAGATGCAGGTACGGTGGTACGGCTTAAAAAGATCATCGCGGTTCGGAATGTTGAGAGCGATAAAATCAAAACCCTCATGACTCTCCATTTTAGAAGGGGTGGCGGCCAGACATTCGCCAACGATCCTGGGATGGATCTCCAAAACATCCGCTATAATTTCCAGCTGATCCCCGCGGGCCACGATCAGGCAGGGCTCTCCCCTTCTCAGGGCCGCCTCTAAACTTTGGTTATCCCGAGCATTTTGAGTGAAAATTTCCATAAGCCATCCCTAACGGTTTTTTCTGGACATGTTCCAGGTGGCCAGTGCGAAGAAGATCACCGCCGTGGCAGCCAAGATGGCCACACTGCCCCAGGGGCCCAGGCTTTCCCCTCCAAAATTGAAGGATACGCCCATCTCCTGTTCAAATTCCTCAACCATGCCGGCCGGAGCACCGGCAAAAGCGGCCTCGATGGGCCTGGCCATCATGACCTGGCGGAACAGTACGCCGGCATGGGAGACCGGAAAAATCTTGATGATGAACTGCACCGCCGAGGGCAGATTTCCAATGGGGATATAAATGCCGGTCACGAAACCGATCATGGTGCCCAGTACCGTACTGGCTGTGGCAAAAGCGTTGACGCTCTTGAAGAAGGATATCAAGAAAAACACCATGGCACTGCTGGCAAACACGGAAAGCAGCATGATCAAAATCACCTGCACAAGCTCAAAAAGGGTGAGGAGCGAGCCGCCGTAGGCCACGACATAGATCTCCGCCAGAACAAGCGCTGCAAGGCTCATGATCATGCCCACCACAAAGGCGCTGGTCACATACCCAAGGACGAGAGAAGTTCTGCGGATGGGTGCGGTGGTGAAGTCCCGCATGATGTTCTTCGCCCGGTCCTCCACCATGATGCCAAAGGCGCCCATGGTGGTGGTAATGGCGGTCACGGCCAGCATACCCGCCATGATCCAGTTATCCAGCATGTGCACCGCGTCATCCCCCATGCCTTCAAACCCGGTCATGATGGTGTCCCGAAGGAATAGGACATACAGTCCGATAATGATAAATACCGCCAGCAGGGAGAAGAAAACCGAACTCTTATCCCGAAAAAAGACCTTAAGATTTCTCTTCAGCAAGCTCCAAACGATCATGCTTTTTCCTCCTCTTCGCCGGTGATGGCGATAAACGCGTCGTCCATGCTTCCGCAAACCACCTCGAAGATGGCAATATGGGGTTTAAGGGCGTCCAGCAATGCAATGGCGTCGGTGGTCTGTTCCAGCTGCACCGATATTACGCCGTTGTGTTCCTCATAGGCCCTATTCTGTGCTGTGAGCGTCTCCACCACCCCCTCCCGGTTGGAGGGCTGAATGAACAGATGATCGGAGCTGTAGGCTTCCCTGAGCTCGGCAGGGGTGCCGGTCGCCTTGAGCTTTCCGTCCACGATCACCGCCACGTAATCCGCTTTGGCCGCCTCCTCCATATAATGGGTGGTGAGAAAAACCGTCATCCCCTCCGTCTGCTGGAGGTTTCGGATGGTGTTCCAAACGCTTTGCCGCGTTTTGGGGTCAAGGCCTGTGGTGGGCTCGTCCAAAAACAGAATCTCCGGCGTGTTCACCAAAGCCCGGGCGATATCCACCCGCCTGCGCTGACCGCCGGACAGCTTGCCGTAAGGCCGATTCAGAATGGATTCCACCTCGGCGGCCTTGCTGGCCCGATTTACCGCCTCCCGCAGCGCTTTGCCTCCAAGACCATAGAAGCTGCCCCGGGTCACAAGATTTTCCCGCACGGTGAGCAGGGGGTCCAGCACGCTCTCCTGAAAAACCACGCCAATCTTTCGGCGGATGCTGTCATCCTCCCGGCCAAGCGCATGTCCGCTCACCAATATGCTGCCGCCGTCCGGTTTCAGCAGTGTGCAGATCATATTGATGGTGGTGGATTTTCCCGCACCGTTGGGCCCGAGAAAAGCGAAAAGATGGCCCTTCTGTACGTAAAAATCGATGCCTTTTACCGCCTCCACGGTGCCAAAACTTTTTTTGAGGCCCTCCACCTCAATGATCTTTTTCATAGGTCACCTCCAAGAGATTATTGCTGATAGACCTTTCTGCCTTCCTTGTAGGTTGCAACAACGGGTATATCCGCCAGTTCCATGGGCTCGGCTGTCAGCGGATTTTTCCCAAGAACAACGAGATCGGCCAGTTTGCCCGCCTTGATGCTGCCCTTCTCGTTCTCTTCAAAATATTGATAGGCGGCGTTTCGTGTAACGGCCATGAGCGCGTCGTAA is a genomic window containing:
- a CDS encoding patatin-like phospholipase family protein; translated protein: MKLGLVLEGGGMRGIYTVGVLDRLMEEDIEADYVIGVSAGACNGVSYVSRQKGRAYRVDMDYLDDKRYGGISSFLKTKSIFGMDFLFDEIPNHLDPFDYETFLASPCEFVTGVTDVDTGKTVYFTKEHLDHDSTVIRASSSIPIFAPMVRYRGGKYLDGGTSDPIPVRKALDDGCDKVIVVLTRSRDFVKKPEKFRYVYSRLFRKYPHMIEVLDRRHKVYREEQELVRRLEREGRAIVVAPSRPIEIGRFEREREKLQAVYDMAVEDVNRVMDKIEAWNDER
- a CDS encoding ABC transporter permease; translation: MIVWSLLKRNLKVFFRDKSSVFFSLLAVFIIIGLYVLFLRDTIMTGFEGMGDDAVHMLDNWIMAGMLAVTAITTTMGAFGIMVEDRAKNIMRDFTTAPIRRTSLVLGYVTSAFVVGMIMSLAALVLAEIYVVAYGGSLLTLFELVQVILIMLLSVFASSAMVFFLISFFKSVNAFATASTVLGTMIGFVTGIYIPIGNLPSAVQFIIKIFPVSHAGVLFRQVMMARPIEAAFAGAPAGMVEEFEQEMGVSFNFGGESLGPWGSVAILAATAVIFFALATWNMSRKNR
- a CDS encoding polysaccharide deacetylase family protein, with translation MDRTLRNMLITGLLLVIFTASTGLFPAESPVFHQGGENEADVKVPVLMYHHLLKSGENKRYKGNEIVVTVENFQKQMDYLHDNGYHTVTLSELSRFLYHGGTLPEKPVLITFDDGYYSNYQYAYPILRQYGYTAVVFLVTSKITDEQAPFDPNAITMLSWPVVEKSRDVFEYEAHTHALHEITQNGRSRLTDSSYEGVLKDLGQSLEHLENKAFSYPYGFYNDTVIKALQEKGFELAFTVRSGYVKKGSDPYQLPRFNIRPNCSLESFIGIVNGSWVP
- a CDS encoding sensor histidine kinase — its product is METRRPDPDALLHKVIQEDDQIIHRAGHLKIFFGYAAGVGKTYSMLEAAHAAKDAGIDVVAGYIEPHTRPETLKLLDGLEQLSPLDVKYKGITLREFDLDAALERHPQLILVDELAHSNAEGCRHRKRYQDIEELLKAGIDVYTTINVQHIESLNDVVASITGVIVRERVPDRVFDQADQVELVDIEPEELIKRLDRGKIYRTEQARQALAHFFVPKNLVALREIALRRTADRVSRRAEEDAKIDRQRFAAEEHIMICLSASPSNANVIRTAARMADAFHGAFTALFVETSGDITEDAQKNLRENLHLAEQLGAKVATVYGDDIPMQIAEYAQVSGVTKVVLGRSNNRRRMFSTKKNFVDRLTVLAPELDIYIIPDSRPPYAPAQRSFKGLAFQFSWADVGKMIAILVMTSLVCVLFDRFGFSEANIITIYILGVLFISMCTKGVLYGLIASLVNVFIFNFLFTDPRFTLQAYDSGYPITFLVMFAAALVTSTLTMRVKSQAHRQALKAWRTEVLLETSQKLQRAKDVENILSEAAEQLKKLFDCSILFYPSLDGVLQPPLYFPKAGEEGSKGIYAAPDEQGVAQWVFKNNKHAGATTNTLPGARCLYMAVRNHDTVFAVVGIALNERVLEAFDQSLLVALLGECALALEKEKVGRAKNEIELKAQQEQLRANLLRTISHDLRTPLTSISGNANILLGNAAVLDEAKRRRLYTDIYDDSMWLINLVENLLAVTRIENGSMDIHMEPELLGEVIQEAMDHLSRRRDEHEIFVQLKDDLLMARMDSRLIIQVIINIVNNAIKYTPAGSKIVIRAFAKDGMAHVEIADNGQGIPDDAKARLFDMFYTANNHRGDGRRGLGLGLSLCKSIISAHGGTIGVRDSVPHGALFYFTLQAEEVDLHE
- a CDS encoding magnesium transporter CorA family protein, yielding MEIFTQNARDNQSLEAALRRGEPCLIVARGDQLEIIADVLEIHPRIVGECLAATPSKMESHEGFDFIALNIPNRDDLFKPYHRTCIYYRRGLMLFVCDGDRIADGIVEALKKGELEPTLDRVFYSYFDQLTAGDTALLEDIEQEISDLEEALLTSEKQDCTREIVMLRRKLMALKRYYEQLLEISEMIEENGNELVNKRALRYFRMLTGRVNRLYHGVMTLRDYVTQVRESYQAQVDISLNRLMKLFTVITAVCLPLTLIAGWYGMNFDMPEYRQPWAYPALIVISLAVVAVCIYHFRKNKWL
- a CDS encoding response regulator; the protein is MNKPKILVVEDDRAVRNLITTTLETQNYQFHTAATGSESLLEAVSGRPDVILLDLGLPDMDGVEIIKKIRTWSNMPIIVVSARSEDKDKIDALDAGADDYLTKPFSVDELLARLRVALRRSRFDSQQAGEAASVFHNGDLTIDYAAGCVYREGQEIHLTPIEYKLLCLLAKNIGKVLTHNYILKEVWGSALPTDTPSLRVFMATLRKKIEKVPSQPQYIQTHVGIGYRMVRMEER
- a CDS encoding sugar O-acetyltransferase, which translates into the protein MTEKEKMLAGQAYKAGDEVLVKERVRCRELMLELNSRGSTDINRRRKILGELIRAGEDANIEPPFYCDYGYNIIAGKKFYANFDCVFLDVTPIVFGDNVMLGPKVQIYTATHPLNAEARIQGPESAKPITVGDNVWIGGGAILCPGVNIGSNTVIGAGSVVTRDIPEGVFAAGNPCKVVKKV
- the trhA gene encoding PAQR family membrane homeostasis protein TrhA, with product MNTEIPTKRKTIKEMPFYTLAEEIMNAVTHGVGALISLAGCVILIVMACLQRDAYKIVSAAIYGLSLVTLFTMSTLYHAITHPGAKRIFRIFDHTSIFVLIAGSYTPLTLVLLRESGWGWPIFAVVWTAALLGIVFNAISLERFKVFSMICYIASGWCIVVAIVPVIQNMATLGSVLLIAGGLCYTLGIIFYGWKRKYMHSIWHLFVLAGAILHYFCILFYVIMA
- a CDS encoding ABC transporter ATP-binding protein; protein product: MKKIIEVEGLKKSFGTVEAVKGIDFYVQKGHLFAFLGPNGAGKSTTINMICTLLKPDGGSILVSGHALGREDDSIRRKIGVVFQESVLDPLLTVRENLVTRGSFYGLGGKALREAVNRASKAAEVESILNRPYGKLSGGQRRRVDIARALVNTPEILFLDEPTTGLDPKTRQSVWNTIRNLQQTEGMTVFLTTHYMEEAAKADYVAVIVDGKLKATGTPAELREAYSSDHLFIQPSNREGVVETLTAQNRAYEEHNGVISVQLEQTTDAIALLDALKPHIAIFEVVCGSMDDAFIAITGEEEEKA
- a CDS encoding MFS transporter — protein: MTRNHHWLRSFVVIYIGQTFSIVGSAAVQFAILWYLTIKTGSANTLALASVAGLLPQALLGIFAGVWVDRMSRKKVMIYADLFVALASGILGVLLLWGEPPTYVFYIILFLRALGSVFHGPAMQAAIPMLVPPEMIMKAGGWGQFVQSGALMAGPVLGAALMAAFELPAVMLVDVIGAIIAVATVAAVKIPDPPKSHEKPHVWHELAEGWRALRHNRKLFRVCWPILAACIIYVPVGSLFPLMVNGHFGGTAWHSSLVELLFAGGMLLSSIFIGILGGEKRRFFMMSLAIAALGVFIGASGLLPSTAFWLFAVLSCLMGAAGNFFSVPFITYIQATVAPEKLGRVLSLATSAMSLATPVGLFIAGPLAEKVGIDTWFMASGVVLVIIGLVCRVITRNFDRTEMTE